The genomic window AACGCCTGCGCGGAAAATTAAAACGTGCGATCGTGCCTGTCAAAAACGATATCTGTCTGGGTTGTTTTTTACGCCAGCCGACGTCAAAGGGAAAACAGGGAAGAGAACGCTCTGAAATTTTTACCTGCGAAAATTGCGGTCGTATGCTTTACTGGCTCGACTGACAGCAGCCCGCTCCTGATTGTCTCTCATGGCCCTGTTCCGGGGAATAAAATTTCTATTTTATGGTTTAAAGAGGGTAAAAAAAGAATATGAAAGTTTACCTGACAAAACAGATGCATTTTAATGCCGCGCACCGGCTGCATTCGGAACAACTGAGCGACTCGGAAAATCAAGAGACTTATGGGGTCTGCAACAACCCGATGGGACATGGACATAATTATGATTTGGAAATAACGGTGGTCGGGTCACCGGATCCGGTGACCGGTATGGTCATGGATTTAAAGGAGCTCAAGGACATTGTCCATGAACATGTCATTTCCAAAGTTGATCATAAACA from candidate division KSB1 bacterium includes these protein-coding regions:
- a CDS encoding 6-carboxytetrahydropterin synthase; this translates as MKVYLTKQMHFNAAHRLHSEQLSDSENQETYGVCNNPMGHGHNYDLEITVVGSPDPVTGMVMDLKELKDIVHEHVISKVDHKHLNFDVPFMRNVVPTAENMAVAFWNQLIGKFPGADLYEIKLYETPRNIVVYRGEQE